CGCGCCAGATGCGGGCATCCGGGAACCGTCTGGTCAGCACTTCAAGATTCCAGGGCCAGTCAACGGTGGCGTCCTGTTCACCCTGCAGGATCAGTACCGGTAGCGAACGGGGCGGCAGCATGCAAAAACGAGTCATCCAGCGGCGCATGGCGCGTACCCAGACCATGGGCAGGCGCTCGGCCTGCAATGGGTCCCGGTGGCGCAGGAAATCAACGAACTCGGGGTCAGTCGAGTTGGGTCGACGATTGCGCGGAATCGAGCGTATGAAGGGGCCGGCGATATCGTGTAGCCAGCGTGCCCGGTTCCATCCTCGCGGCCGTACCAGCGGAGCCAGCAGCACCAGCGCCTGCCAGGGTGACTGGTCGCCACGGGAAAGTGCATCGGTGGCCAGGATAGCGCCGCCGGTACTCTGGCCAATACCGATCCAGGGCGCCAGCATCATGCTGCGCTGTTTTAGAGTGTCCGTCAGTGCCTGCAGGCAGTGCAGGTAGTCGCTGAAATCGTCGATGGCGGCACGCCGGCCACTGGAGAGGCCGTGCCCCGGCAGATCCCAGAGGATTACCTGCCATCCGGCCGAGAGCAGCGCCTGCAACAGATGGCGATAGAGGCCGATGTGATCGAAGTAGCCATGCACCACGACCACGGTGCCGCATGCCGGCATCGCGGGGCACCAGCGCTGCACCCAGAGTCGGTAGCCGGCGCAGTCGACATGACCGACTTCCAGCCCCAGAGCCAGTGGCAGGACTTCATCGAGTCGATAGTGGCGCAGGTAGGACGCCAGTGCCCCGTCGAGTGGTTCGGCGACAGGCGCCAGATCGCCATGCTCGAGCAGGGAAGCAAAGGGGAATTGATTAGCGGTCATGATCGGCCATGCTAGCGCTGCACCGGGACCAGCGCCAGTTCAACCATGACGCGCACGAAAACCGGCGATAGCTACCACCAGCCAGCCCAGCATCAGCGCCAGGCCGCCCAGCGGCGTGATCGGCCCCAGCCAACCCGGCGCTCCAAGCGAAAGCGCATAAAGTGAACCGGAGAACAGCAGCACGCCGATTCCCCACAGGCACAGCGCCAGCCGTTGCCCCCGCAGGGGGTGTTGAACGCGCCAGATCAGCACTGCCATGGCGGCCAGGGTATGCCAGGCCTGATAGCGTACACCGGTATGAAAGGCGTTCAGTGCCGTGGCGTTCAACCGATCGGCGAGACCATGGGCGCCGAGTGCGCCCAGAATCACGGTCAGCAGACCCGAGACTCCGACCAGTGCCCAGGCGTGACGTTGGCTCATGATGATGTACACTCCCTGCCCGGCAGCATGCCCGGTCGGCTTTGTACCGGGTACTGCATACTGAAGATTCACGACACTAGCAGGTTTCAAACACTCTAGTGCCGCCGTCCTACAACAAATGACAGGGTTCTGCTCCCGTTACCGGGCAAGGGTCGAACCCGCCGGAGTGCTGCAATGGAATGGCTTACCGCACTTGAATCGGCCATCAACGCCGTTACCGATCCGATCAGCAATTTTATCTGGTCTTTCATTCTGGTCTACCTGCTGCTGGGCGTGGGGCTGCTGTTTACCGTGATGACACGCTTCATGCAGTTCCGACTTCTCGGACACATGGCGCGTATCACCTTTACCAGCCGCGGTAGTGGCGATGGGATCAGCGCCTTTCAGGCGTTTGCGACCTCGCTGGCCGGACGAGTTGGCACCGGTAACCTGGCCGGAGTGGCACTGGCGCTGTGGGTCGGTGGCCCCGGCGCCATCTTCTGGATGTGGATCACGGCGCTGGTAGGGCTGGCAACGGCCTTTGTCGAATCCACTCTGGCGCAGGTCTACAAATCCCGTCACGAGGATGGCGCGTTTCGCGGGGGGCCGGCCTATTACATCGAGCGTGCACTTGGACAGCGCTGGCTGGGCTGTGTCTTTGCCGTCTTTCTGATCATCGCCTTCGGGCTGGCTTTCTGCGGCGCCCAGGCCAATACCATTGCACGGGCCATGGATGGTGCCTTCAGCGTGCCGACCTGGCTGACCGGCCTCATTCTGGTCGCCCTGACGGCGTTGATCATCTATGGCGGCATCCGTTCGGTCGCACGTGCCGCCGAGCGCATCGTGCCCTTCATGGCGGTGGCCTATCTGCTGGTGGCGCTCTATATCCTCGTGGTCAACATTGGTGAGGTCCCGGCACTGCTGGCCCTGATCTTCAAGAGTGCTTTCGGCTTCGGCCCTGCGGCGGGTGGTGCGGCCGGTTTCGCCATCAAGACGGCGATGGAAAATGGCGTCAAGCGCGGTCTGTTCTCCAACGAGGCGGGCATGGGGTCGGCACCCAATGTGGCGGCGGCCGCTTCGGTTCGCCATCCGGCCGCCCAGGGGCTGGTACAGTCCTTCGGTGTGGTCTGCGATACTCTGATCATCTGTACCTGCACGGCGATCGTCATCCTGCTTTCCGGGGTCTAT
This DNA window, taken from Kushneria phosphatilytica, encodes the following:
- a CDS encoding alpha/beta hydrolase, which produces MTANQFPFASLLEHGDLAPVAEPLDGALASYLRHYRLDEVLPLALGLEVGHVDCAGYRLWVQRWCPAMPACGTVVVVHGYFDHIGLYRHLLQALLSAGWQVILWDLPGHGLSSGRRAAIDDFSDYLHCLQALTDTLKQRSMMLAPWIGIGQSTGGAILATDALSRGDQSPWQALVLLAPLVRPRGWNRARWLHDIAGPFIRSIPRNRRPNSTDPEFVDFLRHRDPLQAERLPMVWVRAMRRWMTRFCMLPPRSLPVLILQGEQDATVDWPWNLEVLTRRFPDARIWRDALARHHLVNEHESIRQPLFATLLDFLETQRNDENASVRCEIPS
- a CDS encoding DUF423 domain-containing protein gives rise to the protein MSQRHAWALVGVSGLLTVILGALGAHGLADRLNATALNAFHTGVRYQAWHTLAAMAVLIWRVQHPLRGQRLALCLWGIGVLLFSGSLYALSLGAPGWLGPITPLGGLALMLGWLVVAIAGFRARHG
- a CDS encoding alanine/glycine:cation symporter family protein → MEWLTALESAINAVTDPISNFIWSFILVYLLLGVGLLFTVMTRFMQFRLLGHMARITFTSRGSGDGISAFQAFATSLAGRVGTGNLAGVALALWVGGPGAIFWMWITALVGLATAFVESTLAQVYKSRHEDGAFRGGPAYYIERALGQRWLGCVFAVFLIIAFGLAFCGAQANTIARAMDGAFSVPTWLTGLILVALTALIIYGGIRSVARAAERIVPFMAVAYLLVALYILVVNIGEVPALLALIFKSAFGFGPAAGGAAGFAIKTAMENGVKRGLFSNEAGMGSAPNVAAAASVRHPAAQGLVQSFGVVCDTLIICTCTAIVILLSGVYQTLVSGSPGAEIQGIQLTQDAMTDHLGTFGTWFIAVAICLFAFTSILADYAYSSINIEYLFPRHAGMADQLLRVVVLAMVMIGSVASLGFIWHFADLAMGMMATVNLLAIALLAPIALKVLRDYEQQRRQGVREPVFTPTILTRPEQVDREVWPSKEERSQ